The Saccharothrix violaceirubra genome segment CCGCGCCCGGCACGGAGAGCGCCTGCGCCGCGTCGCTGCCCGAGGGCGCGGACCCGGAGTCCTACTTCCAGGACCCGACCGTGTCCGCGCCGCACCTGGTCGGCGAGGTCGCGGCGAAGACGGGCCTGTCCGAGGACGCGGCGGTGCTGTACCTGCAACTGCTGGCGATGCCCGACCCCACCGACGCCAACGTGGCGCGGTGGACCGGGTGGAAGCCGGCCCGCCTGCGCGCGGCGCGGGAAGCGCTCGCCGCGACCGACCTGGTGCTGACGGCGAAGCGGGCGCGGGCGGGGCGCACCCTGTTCCTGCCCGGCGGCTGGGAGGCGTTGAGCACCCCGCACCTGCCGCTGGAGTCGTGGAAGTTGCCGTTCTACTCGTTGGCCCAGGACCGCCACTGGACGGTGATCACCCCGCGCGAGCCGGCGGGGGAGCTGTTCGCCCGCGCCTGGCAGCGCGTGGTGGACGGCGACGCCCCCGCGTACGAGGAACTGCGGACGGGCCGTCGTCGATGACCCGTCGTACCACCCGCCCCGGCCGCACCACGCGGCCGGGGCGGGCGCCCCGCGCCAGTGTCCACAGTGGAATGATCGGGTCGATACGCGCCGGTTCGCGCGTCCCGTCGCGGACGACCTCCGGCCGGAGCCGCACGGGGATTCCCGACCGCCGCGGGCGGGCCGCCGGGCCGACGTGCCCGAGCACGACTGCCGACCACGACACCCCTACGACGCTCTGCCCCGAAACCGGAGGACGACGGTGACCGTCACCGCACCCAGGCAGGTTGATCCCGCCGAGGACGCCCACAGCGAGGAGCTGGCCTTCCTCGCGGCCTACGACGACGGGCCGCGCCCGCCCGGCTGGCGGCTCACGCCCCGCGCGGTCGTGACCTTCGTCGTCGGCAGCGGCGGCGACACGCTCGCCCTGCCCAAGGGCCGCAAGGCCGCCGGCGCCCCGGCCCGCCTGGAGATCAAGGCCAAGTTCGTCGGCGAACGCGCCCTGGTCGAGCGGGCCGTCGTCACGCTCGCGGGCGAGCGCGGCCTGCTGCTGGTCGGCGAGCCCGGCACGGCCAAGTCGATGCTCTCCGAACTGCTCGCCGCCGCCGTGTCCGGCAGCAGCCAGCTCGTCGTGCAGGGCACCGCGGGCACGACCGAGGACCAGCTCCGCTACGGCTGGAACTACGCGCTGCTGCTGGCCGAAGGCCCGAGCCCGCGCGCGCTGGTGCCCTCGCCCGTGCTGACCGCGATGCGCGGCGGCGGCGTGGTGCGCGTCGAGGAGGTCACCCGCTGCCTGCCCGAGGTGCAGGACGCGCTGGTGTCGATCCTGTCCGACCGGCGCATCGCCGTCCCCGAGCTGTCCGGCACGGCCGACTCGACGGTGCACGCCGCCCCCGGCTTCACCGTGATCGCCACGGCCAACCTGCGCGACCGGGGCGTGTCGGAGATGTCGGCCGCGCTCAAGCGCCGTTTCAACTTCGAGGCCGTCGGCCCGATCGGCGACCTCGCGGCCGAGACCGAGCTGGTCCGCCGCCAGGCCACGGCCGCGCTCGCCCGCGTCGAAGCCGAGTTCTCCGTGGACGCGGTGGTGCTCGAAGCCCTGGTCACCGCGTTCCGCGACCTGCGCTCGGGCGTCTCGCAGGAGGGCTGGTCGGTCGAGCGGCCGTCGACGGTGATGAGCACCGCCGAGGCCGTGGCCGTGGCGACCTCACTGGGTCTGTCCGACGCGTACTTCCCGGGCGACCGCGACACGCTCTCGCTGCTGCCCGGCCACCTGCTCGGCGTCGTGCGCAAGGACGACCCGGCGGACGCGGCGCGGCTGCTCGGGTACTGGGACGGTCCGGTGCGGCGCCGGGCCGAGTCGGGTGCCCGCACGTGGCGACGGCTGTGGGAACTCCGTGACGTCCTCGACGCCTGACGCGGACGCGGTGGTCGACCGGCTCGCCGACCACCGCGCGCCCTACCTGATCGGTGTGCGGCACCACTCGCCCGCGCTCGCCGCGGCGGTGCCCGAGCTGCTGGCCGCCGCCGATCCCGAGGTGCTGCTGATCGAACTGCCCGAGGAACTGGGCACCTGGCTGCCGCACCTGGCCGACCCGGAACTGGTCGCACCCGTCGCGCTGTCCGGCGCGCACCGCGACGGCGGCGGGCTCGCGTTCTACCCGTTCGCGGACTTCTCGCCGGAGCTGGCGGCCGTGCGGTGGGCGTTCGCCCACGGCGTCGAGGTGCGGCCGTGCGACCTGCCGATCGCCGCACGCGGCGACGGCTACGCCGGCGGCGGACGGTCGGGCACGCCGATGGCCGACGCGTTGCGCAAGGCCATCACCGGCCGCGACGACGAGGACCTGTGGGACCGGCTGGTCGAGGCCACCGCGCCCGGCCAGAGCGCCGAGGCCGTGCGCCGGGCGGCGCTGCTGGTCGGCTGGGCGCTGCGCCGGGACGCGGCCGGACCCGAGGGGACCGGCGTCGACCCGTACGACCTGCGCCGCGAGGCGTGGATGCGGCGGGCGATCGCCGAGGTCGGCGACAAGCGCTGCGCGGCCGTGATCGGTTCGTTCCACGCGTCGGCGCTCACGGCGGGCGAGCGAGCCGGCGAGGTCGACCGGTCCGGTCCGGAACCGGTCACGGCCCTGGTGCCGTACGGGTTCGCGCTGCTCGACGAGCGATCCGGCTACCCGGCCGGCATCCGCGACCCCGAGTGGCAGCA includes the following:
- a CDS encoding ATP-binding protein, translated to MTVTAPRQVDPAEDAHSEELAFLAAYDDGPRPPGWRLTPRAVVTFVVGSGGDTLALPKGRKAAGAPARLEIKAKFVGERALVERAVVTLAGERGLLLVGEPGTAKSMLSELLAAAVSGSSQLVVQGTAGTTEDQLRYGWNYALLLAEGPSPRALVPSPVLTAMRGGGVVRVEEVTRCLPEVQDALVSILSDRRIAVPELSGTADSTVHAAPGFTVIATANLRDRGVSEMSAALKRRFNFEAVGPIGDLAAETELVRRQATAALARVEAEFSVDAVVLEALVTAFRDLRSGVSQEGWSVERPSTVMSTAEAVAVATSLGLSDAYFPGDRDTLSLLPGHLLGVVRKDDPADAARLLGYWDGPVRRRAESGARTWRRLWELRDVLDA